The Bubalus bubalis isolate 160015118507 breed Murrah chromosome 8, NDDB_SH_1, whole genome shotgun sequence sequence GCCCCAGTGGCTCAACCCCTACCGGGCAGCGCTGCTCCCGGCGCCCGCGCGCTTACCTACGCGCTTTATGATCCGGGACATCTTCTTGTCTCCGTCCAGCTCGGCGTGGGGCAGGAGCACGGAGTCCTCCCGGCAGCGGCAGCGGCACATAGGGGAGCCCGAGGACTCTGCACGCCTCTCCGCGGGAGTGGCGCAGCCCTCGGCGTCGAGGCCGCGCTCAGTCCCGGCGGCTGCCGGCGGCGTGCCGCGGCCCCACGTGCCTCCCGGGGACGGGGTCCGCCGCAGGAGGGTGTGCGCGGGGGAGGCGTGGCGGGAGAAGCCCGGGGACTCGGGCACCGGGACGGTGAGGAAGCGCGTGGAGGGCGCCGGCGAGGGCGCGCGGCTGCCGCCGGCCGTGCCCACAGACTTCACGCGCACGTCTACCTGCAGTTCCACCGGGGTCCAGGCGCCCGGAGCTGGCTCACCCGGCGCTGCCTTGGGTATCAGCTCGGTCTCCGGCGTCTCGGCGTCCCGGGGCTGCTCGGCCGCGGCGGGGTCCGGAGACGGTGGCTCCGGGCCGGTCGACGCCTGGCGGCGGAAGGCGCCATAGCCCAGGCTGGGTGGCAGCAATCGCAGGGGGGCGGGGCGAGGCAAAGGCAGCATCTTCCCGCCCGACAGGTCCTGGCCCGTGCCCGCCGCCTCTTTGGCGGGGGCCAGACTCAAGCTGTTCTCAGGACTCTCAGGGCGTCTTTCCTCCGCGGgatcctgctgctgctccagCTCCGGGACCTGGTTTCCCAAGGAATCCATTTCGAACTCGGCTCCGGCTCGGTCTTCCTTCGACGCCCCCCACGCCGCCCGGGCACCCTCCATCCTGTGCGCAGAGGAGCGGAGAGATGCCGAGCGGGACGCACCTGGGCCCAGGTTAACTTCTCCTCCCTGGTTGGGATTGGTCCAGAGGAGTCGCTTAAGTTCTTAAGCCACACCCCTCCCTGTCTCCACACCCACTTTCTCCTCCAAAACCAGGGCCCCGCTGGGATTGTCTATGGCCCGGGTTCTGTTGGCCACGCCCTTCAGACTCCCTTCTGAGGTTTTACTCAGAAAGACAGAGCTGGGAACAGACTCATCCCAGAGCTCagactcttctctctttcttgtcCCTGGCCCCAACCATTACTCCCTCTAGCGCTCTGGACTGTGCTGATTTTTGCGAGTTATAGCTTGGGCGGAGAGCGATTGGCCAAGCCTGTAGAAATCCTGGGACCTCAGTAAAATCAGCGAGTCCAAAGGAAATGGGCCTGCTTGTGGAAAGGAGCAGAGCTGAGTATCCGGACAACGTAGTGGGGGAAGGAGCGGAACACCTGAGAGGTCACCCCCAAGGCAGAAGTCGCAGGGACATCTACTCTGGAGGCCCGACTCCCACTGtgcaaactcaataaagactgaGAGATTAATAAGcttgaaaatgtgtattttcacGGGGACCAGTAATCTAAATACcgtttaaaaatatagattcctGGCGGACTCCTCCTAGACCTACTGAATCTCATAAGGGGATAAAGAGGGCAATTTTCAACAAGTGCcccaggattcccaggtggtgctagtggtaaagaacttgcctgtcaatgcaggagacatttggtttgatccctgggtcgggaagatcccctggagtaggaaatagctatccattctagtattctcgcctggagaataccacggacagaagagtctggcgggctacagtccatggggtcgcaaagagtgggacttgactgggacttagcacacatggcaCAGCACAGACCCAGGGCAGGATTGGCAGATATAATACAGACCActcagttaaatctgaatttctgataaaagttttttttttttttttttttttttttaaggacaagtATTTATGTCCCTGCGACTTCTGCCTTGGGGGTGACCTCTCATGTGTCCCGCTCCTTCCCCCACTACGTTGTCTGGATACTCTccccttctggagaaggaaatggcaacccactccagtattcttgcctggagaatcccatggaaggaggaggctggtaggctacagtccatggggttgtaaagagttgaacatgactgagcgacttcactcactcacgtcCCAAGTGCTCcattatctgaaattaaaatttaacctgcctcctatatttttcttttttttaaatgatgtgattgtatttatttaccttttttttttttgtcttggccatgctgtgcagcatgcgggatcttggttcctcaaccagagactgaatccgCACCTCCTGCAtcagaaggtggagtcttaaccactggacctccagggaagtccctgcctcctATATTTTTACTCACGAAACCAGGCAACTCTATTTCCAGGGACTTCTGCTGGAGTGGTCTTGGGAacagcatttgaaaagaccaCAGACTTGTTACTCCTGGGGtaaagaaggaaggaggtggTGAAGGGGAAGGATCTTAGGAGGGCAGTTAAACTACTATAAAGGAAGCTCCCTGAAGACAAATGACTGCGAGAAAAAGTCCggcagaaagaaaacacaatatgAAAACACTTTATATTTAATGTCGTCCAAACCCAGGCTATATATTTAATGTGAGGACATACATATgcatgaaaatgaattttaaaagatatggaaAGATACATACCAAAGTGATAATACTAGTGGGTTTTGCTGTAGGTTGTTTGGAGGGTGGGTGGAGGGACTGTCCAGGAGACTTAAACTGATCtgcattgtttccactttcttGAAAGAGAAGGTGTTTATTGtatgtatttgttgttcagttgctcagtcgtgtccgactctttgggaccccatgaactgcagcacagcaggcttccttgtccttcactatttccctgagcttgctcacactcatgtccactgagtcagtgatgccatccaaccatctcattctctgtcacccccttttccttttgccttcaatctttcccagcatcatggtcttttccagtgagtctgctcttcacatcagatggccaaagtactggagcttcagcttcagtccttccaatgaatattcagggttgatttcatttaggattagtttgatctctttgcagttcaggggactctcaagagtcttgagagtctccAACAcgatagtttgaaagcatcaacttattggcgctcagccctctttatggttcagctctcacatctgtacatgacttctggaaagtATGTATATTCTTacataaaaattcagtttttaaagagaTGGCATATATTAATAGTAAGTTTTGTTTATTGctagactgggaggcctggcgtgctgtgattcacggggtcacaaagagttggacacaactgaacgactgaactgaactgaactgaaagattactataaaaatgaaagtagttcaacaagtttataaaatataaacaaaagctgTCTTCTGTACCTGGATGTCACCTCTCAGGGGCAGCTGCTGTCCCTGTTGAGATGGACCCCTCTTCCATTTTCAGCGTGGACTGGAGCTGAGAGGGAGGCTTCCTGACTTGCTTTCCTGCTTAAATATCTTCACCTGAGATGATGATCATCACATATgtagtttataaaaattaaaagacttctTATCTTCCAGGTGTTTTGACTCAGAGAGAGTCAGTGAGGAAAACATGACATGTTTCACTGTGACACGGTTCCTCAGAGAGGGACGCCAAGGCCTGGCTCCCCTGGCCACAGCCACCAACCCAGGCTGGGCTCCAGACTCAGGGGCACTCAGGGTTCCATCTTGAATTTGAGCTGTAGACCACAGTGCTCATGGGACGCTGGTGGGCACTGGCACTGAGGGATCAGGAGTGGAGAGACCCAGGGCAGCAGAGTGAGAGCCTGGCC is a genomic window containing:
- the KLRG2 gene encoding killer cell lectin-like receptor subfamily G member 2, whose amino-acid sequence is MEGARAAWGASKEDRAGAEFEMDSLGNQVPELEQQQDPAEERRPESPENSLSLAPAKEAAGTGQDLSGGKMLPLPRPAPLRLLPPSLGYGAFRRQASTGPEPPSPDPAAAEQPRDAETPETELIPKAAPGEPAPGAWTPVELQVDVRVKSVGTAGGSRAPSPAPSTRFLTVPVPESPGFSRHASPAHTLLRRTPSPGGTWGRGTPPAAAGTERGLDAEGCATPAERRAESSGSPMCRCRCREDSVLLPHAELDGDKKMSRIIKRVGLPMYMRSLRWALAVMAVLLAVLAVAVVALASKTGIRCRPCPQGWMWSEGQCYYLAAEAEAWETSQAFCSAHQATLPLLRHTQDFLSRHPVTKYSWVGARRGPQGWHWIDGTPLPPQLLPEEDQDQPDLECGCLEGGKLVASECASPRPWVCAKGTM